From Mycteria americana isolate JAX WOST 10 ecotype Jacksonville Zoo and Gardens chromosome 4, USCA_MyAme_1.0, whole genome shotgun sequence, one genomic window encodes:
- the LOC142408600 gene encoding uncharacterized protein LOC142408600 isoform X1 yields MEELPEELLPVLEHNSSAFAKVADLAEIEQVTLGTKRAGTLEDSFTLFRCTPSYCAARLLPPCSEKLTNNETSKETKEEDNFSLLKEKAVDLPAKTFPVSVVEALMRKKPQLTLLEPESYHISAVTTVKKVRSLDFCEAYTTPCPDGLCLVAEGGFSDKASVLLRGEMPCTVTEIFTLFLEKYNMEKPWENKQILPKSISENKCLDKVVDDGKYHQKIFRGRAKGEEIQNEEDQPQQVTCVPEESSKVLNKTELIRPGKQGVEVKDSLGSLQDVQNLSVDFKVLKKHFEGSLELMEKQGNLSEICISDVNRVYNGEDIIKMEEKGEQPTHQTNPSSNIGLKEKKDQTLKLCEPNEKNFSCQKIAAENVQYAYSQKFFWSGEERYPLNTLSPMQERAVCLSKLFLPGSNFYECFCHLSPLDAGNEHNVKIYALEEVVAVYSQRMFLLMQENENYSKKVCILQQENERYAQMMCALEEEMDAYCQYILAVDETNIVSFQNLLNEKEVAGGSYNDLSEENALSPGTFFVETFSKNLSCVEEKNRNSEKDSLTIALNNLPRSVLSLDGRKTRYFQLLSDLREERSRCFKEIAKLLQDKENYVAKYNELIQEREGNLQRISLLEGEKETLLGCLAEVKCEQDKYRTLVSELQECKTSCYQTISDLQEEKCILEREIDRIKKETSEQFDEFQKANSNFILENSKLKELMYSLGFTYEELRKDKSLGTKEKIVKLKESQQCRLKPKKVETACSVTQTEEEGVLVIDPSNYFPGKEGSMFESYSVMKEQVKKAKEELKIQQKELEKSKKEAQKWYTELGFAETRYEEIKTHLTQVLSELDHLKQEVGDKMLGKQHCKLMPVYAVKDGQETEENKIANKRLQQQVLTLRAQLRDQAALQNQFHDLQNEVELLQAQLCEKETKLQKRKSEVKLMPAPLKMLPSSTDISQANGQPQDHETYVKVNGMTESIPANSQQEVDSTHSSRITPNVYAGSPVKLTSPERIIALHRELRQNHRKNCQIPSVVSSNSKLKADCNLPVIHEEAPWPLLSRMKDALVPPERSAFWATKGRDRLSKCDDVFWGQIGNQHAGAIPQGMKQKNAIMNKAWLSREKTDGSTSATTAKSYLSDVLSESNKGRNPVGRNQLHEKE; encoded by the exons ATGGAGGAGCTACCAGAAGAACTTCTACCAGTTTTGGAACACAATTCCAGTGCCTTTGCAAAAGTTGCTGATCTAGCTGAGATTGAGCAG GTCACCCTTGGAACAAAGAGGGCAGGTACTCTAGAAGATAGTTTCACTTTATTCAGATGTACCCCAAGTTATTGTGCAGCAAGACTGCTTCCCCCTTGCTCTGAGAAGTTAACTAACAATGAGACAAGTAAGGAAACCAAAGAGGAAGACAACTTTTCTCTCTTGAAGGAAAAAGCTGTAGATCTACCAGCAAAGACGTTCCCTGTTTCTGTGGTTGAAGCTTTGATGAGGAAGAAGCCCCAACTTACCTTGTTAGAACCTGAAAGCTACCACATATCAGCTGTCACCACTGTGAAGAAAGTGAGGAGTTTGGATTTCTGTGAGGCATATACCACTCCTTGTCCTGATGGCCTCTGCCTTGTTGCAGAAGGAGGATTTTCTGACAAAGCTTCTGTACTTCTTCGTGGAGAGATGCCTTGCACTGTGACTGAAATTTTCACATTGTTTCTAGAAAAATACAACATGGAAAAACCTTGGGAAAACAAGCAAATTCTGCCAAAAAGcataagtgaaaataaatgtctgGATAAAGTTGTTGATGATGGAAAGTATCACCAAAAAATCTTTAGAGGGAGAgctaaaggagaagaaatacagaatgagGAAGACCAACCACAACAGGTGACCTGTGTTCCTGAGGAAAGTTCTAAAGTTCTGAATAAAACTGAATTGATCAGGCCTGGGAAGCAAGGAGTAGAAGTCAAAGACAGCCTAGGTAGCCTACAGGATGTCCAAAATTTATCTGTTGATTTTAAAGTCTTAAAGAAGCATTTTGAAGGGAGCCTTGAACTAATGGAGAAACAAGGAAACCTCTCAGAAATCTGCATCTCTGATGTGAATAGGGTATATAATGGAGAAGACATAATCaaaatggaggagaaaggagagcaaCCAACTCACCAAACAAACCCTTCCAGCAATATTggcctgaaagaaaagaaagaccagACCCTGAAACTATGTGAACCAAACGAGAAGAATTTCTCATGTCAAAAAATAGCTGCTGAAAATGTGCAATATGCATACTCTCAGAAATTTTTTTGGTCAGGGGAAGAAAGGTATCCACTAAACACATTGTCTCCTATGCAGGAGAGGGCTGTGTGCTTAAGCAAACTGTTTCTGCCAGGGAGCAATTTTTATGAGTGTTTCTGTCATCTGTCACCACTGGATGCTGGTAATGAACATAATGTGAAAATATATGCACTGGAAGAAGTGGTGGCTGTGTATTCTCAGAGGATGTTTCTACTGATGCAAGAGAATGAAAATTACTCAAAAAAAGTCTGTATATTACAGCAGGAGAATGAGAGATATGCTCAGATGATGTGTGCACTGGAAGAGGAGATGGATGCATATTGTCAATACATTTTAGCGGTAGATGAAACTAACATTGTTTCATTCCAAAACTTACTTAACGAGAAAGAAGTTGCTGGTGGATCTTATAATGACTTATCAGAAGAAAACGCCCTAAGCCCAGGAACATTTTTTGTTGAAACCTTCTCTAAGAACCTCTCATGTGttgaagagaaaaataggaaTTCTGAAAAAGACTCATTGACAATTGCATTAAATAATCTTCCCAGGAGTGTTTTATCCCTGGATGGAAGGAAAACGAGATATTTCCAGCTGCTTTCTGacctgagagaagaaagaagcagatgctTCAAAGAAATAGCTAAATTATTACAAGACAAGGAGAACTATGTAGCAAAATACAATGAATTAATacaagagagagagggaaatttACAAAGAATATCTCTTTTAGAAggtgaaaaagaaactttattgGGATGTTTGGCAGAGGTAAAGTGTGAACAAGACAAATACAGGACCTTGGTTTCAGAACTTCAAGAGTGCAAAACCAGCTGTTATCAAACTATTTCTGAtttacaggaggaaaaatgtaTACTGGAAAGAGAAATAGACAGAATCAAGAAAGAAACTTCAGAACAGTTTGatgaatttcagaaagcaaattcaaactttattttagaaaatagcAAATTGAAAGAATTAATGTATTCTTTGGGTTTCACCTATGAAGAGCTGAGAAAAGATAAAAGTTTGGGAACAAAGGAAAAGATAGTAAAACTAAAAGAAAGTCAACAATGTCGTCTTAAGCCAAAGAAAGTTGAAACAGCATGTAGTGTAACTCAGACTGAAGAAGAAGGAGTTCTGGTTATAGACCCTTCAAACTATTTCCCTGGAAAAGAG GGCAGCATGTTTGAAAGCTACAGTGTGATGAAAGAGCAagtcaaaaaggcaaaagaggaactaaaaatacagcaaaaggaattagaaaaatcaaaaaaagag GCTCAGAAGTGGTACACAGAACTTGGCTTTGCTGAAACAAGATACGAAGAAATCAAAACTCATTTGACACAGGTTCTCTCAGAATTAGACCATCTTAAACAAGAAGTTGGGGACAAAATGCTTGGAAAGCAGCACTGCAAATTAATG CCTGTGTATGCTGTGAAAGATGGCCAGGAAACAGAGGAGAATAAAATAGCCAATAAGAGATTACAGCAGCAAGTGCTGACCTTAAGAGCCCAGCTCAGGGACCAGGCTGCATTACAAAATCAGTTCCACGACTTGCAGAATGAAGTGGAACTCCTTCAGGCTCAGCTATGTGAAAAG gaaacaaaacttcagaaGAGAAAGTCTGAAGTGAAGTTGATGCCAGCTCCTTTGAAG ATGCTGCCTTCTtccacagacatttcacaggCCAATGGACAGCCACAGGATCATGAGACTTATGTCAAAGTGAACGGGATGACTGAGTCAATACCTGCAAACTCTCAGCAAGAGGTGGACAGCACCCACAGTTCTCGCATCACTCCAAACGTGTATGCTGGTTCTCCTGTTAAATTAACAAGTCCAGAGAGGATCATAGCCTTGCATCGAGAACTAAGACAAAACCATCGCAAAAATTGCCAG aTACCTTCAGTTGTCTCCTCCAACTCAAAGCTGAAGGCTGACTGCAACCTGCCTGTGATCcacgaggaagccccttggcCTCTGCTGTCAAGGATGAAGGATGCACTGGTGCCTCCGGAGCGTAGTGCTTTCTGGGCCACGAAGGGGAGGGATCGGTTGTCGAAATGTGATGATGTATTTTGGGGTCAAATAGGAAATCAGCATGCAGGTGCTATTCCCCAgggaatgaaacagaaaaatgccaTTATGAATAAGGCATGGCTCTCGAGAGAAAAAACAGATGGCTCAACCTCAGCTACCACAGCAAAAAGCTATTTGTCAGATGTGTTGTCAGAAAGTAATAAAGGCCGAAATCCTGTGGGGAGAAATCAGCTGCACGAGAAAGAATAA
- the LOC142408600 gene encoding uncharacterized protein LOC142408600 isoform X2 gives MRKKPQLTLLEPESYHISAVTTVKKVRSLDFCEAYTTPCPDGLCLVAEGGFSDKASVLLRGEMPCTVTEIFTLFLEKYNMEKPWENKQILPKSISENKCLDKVVDDGKYHQKIFRGRAKGEEIQNEEDQPQQVTCVPEESSKVLNKTELIRPGKQGVEVKDSLGSLQDVQNLSVDFKVLKKHFEGSLELMEKQGNLSEICISDVNRVYNGEDIIKMEEKGEQPTHQTNPSSNIGLKEKKDQTLKLCEPNEKNFSCQKIAAENVQYAYSQKFFWSGEERYPLNTLSPMQERAVCLSKLFLPGSNFYECFCHLSPLDAGNEHNVKIYALEEVVAVYSQRMFLLMQENENYSKKVCILQQENERYAQMMCALEEEMDAYCQYILAVDETNIVSFQNLLNEKEVAGGSYNDLSEENALSPGTFFVETFSKNLSCVEEKNRNSEKDSLTIALNNLPRSVLSLDGRKTRYFQLLSDLREERSRCFKEIAKLLQDKENYVAKYNELIQEREGNLQRISLLEGEKETLLGCLAEVKCEQDKYRTLVSELQECKTSCYQTISDLQEEKCILEREIDRIKKETSEQFDEFQKANSNFILENSKLKELMYSLGFTYEELRKDKSLGTKEKIVKLKESQQCRLKPKKVETACSVTQTEEEGVLVIDPSNYFPGKEGSMFESYSVMKEQVKKAKEELKIQQKELEKSKKEAQKWYTELGFAETRYEEIKTHLTQVLSELDHLKQEVGDKMLGKQHCKLMPVYAVKDGQETEENKIANKRLQQQVLTLRAQLRDQAALQNQFHDLQNEVELLQAQLCEKETKLQKRKSEVKLMPAPLKMLPSSTDISQANGQPQDHETYVKVNGMTESIPANSQQEVDSTHSSRITPNVYAGSPVKLTSPERIIALHRELRQNHRKNCQIPSVVSSNSKLKADCNLPVIHEEAPWPLLSRMKDALVPPERSAFWATKGRDRLSKCDDVFWGQIGNQHAGAIPQGMKQKNAIMNKAWLSREKTDGSTSATTAKSYLSDVLSESNKGRNPVGRNQLHEKE, from the exons ATGAGGAAGAAGCCCCAACTTACCTTGTTAGAACCTGAAAGCTACCACATATCAGCTGTCACCACTGTGAAGAAAGTGAGGAGTTTGGATTTCTGTGAGGCATATACCACTCCTTGTCCTGATGGCCTCTGCCTTGTTGCAGAAGGAGGATTTTCTGACAAAGCTTCTGTACTTCTTCGTGGAGAGATGCCTTGCACTGTGACTGAAATTTTCACATTGTTTCTAGAAAAATACAACATGGAAAAACCTTGGGAAAACAAGCAAATTCTGCCAAAAAGcataagtgaaaataaatgtctgGATAAAGTTGTTGATGATGGAAAGTATCACCAAAAAATCTTTAGAGGGAGAgctaaaggagaagaaatacagaatgagGAAGACCAACCACAACAGGTGACCTGTGTTCCTGAGGAAAGTTCTAAAGTTCTGAATAAAACTGAATTGATCAGGCCTGGGAAGCAAGGAGTAGAAGTCAAAGACAGCCTAGGTAGCCTACAGGATGTCCAAAATTTATCTGTTGATTTTAAAGTCTTAAAGAAGCATTTTGAAGGGAGCCTTGAACTAATGGAGAAACAAGGAAACCTCTCAGAAATCTGCATCTCTGATGTGAATAGGGTATATAATGGAGAAGACATAATCaaaatggaggagaaaggagagcaaCCAACTCACCAAACAAACCCTTCCAGCAATATTggcctgaaagaaaagaaagaccagACCCTGAAACTATGTGAACCAAACGAGAAGAATTTCTCATGTCAAAAAATAGCTGCTGAAAATGTGCAATATGCATACTCTCAGAAATTTTTTTGGTCAGGGGAAGAAAGGTATCCACTAAACACATTGTCTCCTATGCAGGAGAGGGCTGTGTGCTTAAGCAAACTGTTTCTGCCAGGGAGCAATTTTTATGAGTGTTTCTGTCATCTGTCACCACTGGATGCTGGTAATGAACATAATGTGAAAATATATGCACTGGAAGAAGTGGTGGCTGTGTATTCTCAGAGGATGTTTCTACTGATGCAAGAGAATGAAAATTACTCAAAAAAAGTCTGTATATTACAGCAGGAGAATGAGAGATATGCTCAGATGATGTGTGCACTGGAAGAGGAGATGGATGCATATTGTCAATACATTTTAGCGGTAGATGAAACTAACATTGTTTCATTCCAAAACTTACTTAACGAGAAAGAAGTTGCTGGTGGATCTTATAATGACTTATCAGAAGAAAACGCCCTAAGCCCAGGAACATTTTTTGTTGAAACCTTCTCTAAGAACCTCTCATGTGttgaagagaaaaataggaaTTCTGAAAAAGACTCATTGACAATTGCATTAAATAATCTTCCCAGGAGTGTTTTATCCCTGGATGGAAGGAAAACGAGATATTTCCAGCTGCTTTCTGacctgagagaagaaagaagcagatgctTCAAAGAAATAGCTAAATTATTACAAGACAAGGAGAACTATGTAGCAAAATACAATGAATTAATacaagagagagagggaaatttACAAAGAATATCTCTTTTAGAAggtgaaaaagaaactttattgGGATGTTTGGCAGAGGTAAAGTGTGAACAAGACAAATACAGGACCTTGGTTTCAGAACTTCAAGAGTGCAAAACCAGCTGTTATCAAACTATTTCTGAtttacaggaggaaaaatgtaTACTGGAAAGAGAAATAGACAGAATCAAGAAAGAAACTTCAGAACAGTTTGatgaatttcagaaagcaaattcaaactttattttagaaaatagcAAATTGAAAGAATTAATGTATTCTTTGGGTTTCACCTATGAAGAGCTGAGAAAAGATAAAAGTTTGGGAACAAAGGAAAAGATAGTAAAACTAAAAGAAAGTCAACAATGTCGTCTTAAGCCAAAGAAAGTTGAAACAGCATGTAGTGTAACTCAGACTGAAGAAGAAGGAGTTCTGGTTATAGACCCTTCAAACTATTTCCCTGGAAAAGAG GGCAGCATGTTTGAAAGCTACAGTGTGATGAAAGAGCAagtcaaaaaggcaaaagaggaactaaaaatacagcaaaaggaattagaaaaatcaaaaaaagag GCTCAGAAGTGGTACACAGAACTTGGCTTTGCTGAAACAAGATACGAAGAAATCAAAACTCATTTGACACAGGTTCTCTCAGAATTAGACCATCTTAAACAAGAAGTTGGGGACAAAATGCTTGGAAAGCAGCACTGCAAATTAATG CCTGTGTATGCTGTGAAAGATGGCCAGGAAACAGAGGAGAATAAAATAGCCAATAAGAGATTACAGCAGCAAGTGCTGACCTTAAGAGCCCAGCTCAGGGACCAGGCTGCATTACAAAATCAGTTCCACGACTTGCAGAATGAAGTGGAACTCCTTCAGGCTCAGCTATGTGAAAAG gaaacaaaacttcagaaGAGAAAGTCTGAAGTGAAGTTGATGCCAGCTCCTTTGAAG ATGCTGCCTTCTtccacagacatttcacaggCCAATGGACAGCCACAGGATCATGAGACTTATGTCAAAGTGAACGGGATGACTGAGTCAATACCTGCAAACTCTCAGCAAGAGGTGGACAGCACCCACAGTTCTCGCATCACTCCAAACGTGTATGCTGGTTCTCCTGTTAAATTAACAAGTCCAGAGAGGATCATAGCCTTGCATCGAGAACTAAGACAAAACCATCGCAAAAATTGCCAG aTACCTTCAGTTGTCTCCTCCAACTCAAAGCTGAAGGCTGACTGCAACCTGCCTGTGATCcacgaggaagccccttggcCTCTGCTGTCAAGGATGAAGGATGCACTGGTGCCTCCGGAGCGTAGTGCTTTCTGGGCCACGAAGGGGAGGGATCGGTTGTCGAAATGTGATGATGTATTTTGGGGTCAAATAGGAAATCAGCATGCAGGTGCTATTCCCCAgggaatgaaacagaaaaatgccaTTATGAATAAGGCATGGCTCTCGAGAGAAAAAACAGATGGCTCAACCTCAGCTACCACAGCAAAAAGCTATTTGTCAGATGTGTTGTCAGAAAGTAATAAAGGCCGAAATCCTGTGGGGAGAAATCAGCTGCACGAGAAAGAATAA